A genomic stretch from Novipirellula artificiosorum includes:
- a CDS encoding NAD-dependent deacylase, whose translation MKILVLTGAGISAESGVPTFRDASGLWEGHRFEEVATPEAFVSNPALVHDFYNQRRRSLQSPSIQPNAAHLALAKLEREHDDDFLLVTQNIDNLHQRAGSQNLIAMHGELLKVRCLDTDERFDWTGDLDVSTPHPKRSAAFGRLRPHVVWFGEMPLGLEQIEAAASQADLFLSIGTSAVVYPAAAIVQWTRPNCRRVEINLEATPSSGAFDQSIRGKATVEVPAFLATLG comes from the coding sequence ATGAAAATCTTAGTCTTGACCGGCGCGGGGATCTCGGCCGAATCGGGCGTGCCAACGTTTCGGGATGCCAGTGGATTGTGGGAAGGCCACCGCTTCGAAGAGGTCGCGACACCCGAAGCATTCGTTTCCAATCCAGCGCTGGTACACGACTTCTACAACCAGCGACGTCGAAGTTTGCAGAGTCCCTCGATCCAACCCAACGCTGCGCATCTTGCCTTAGCCAAGTTGGAACGAGAACACGATGACGATTTCCTGCTCGTCACACAAAACATCGACAACTTGCATCAACGCGCCGGCAGCCAGAACCTCATCGCCATGCACGGCGAACTCCTGAAAGTTCGCTGCCTCGATACCGACGAACGGTTTGATTGGACCGGCGATCTTGATGTCTCGACGCCCCACCCCAAACGCTCCGCTGCATTCGGTCGCCTTCGTCCCCATGTTGTGTGGTTTGGAGAAATGCCTCTCGGACTCGAGCAAATCGAAGCAGCCGCAAGCCAGGCCGATCTGTTCTTGTCGATTGGCACCTCCGCGGTCGTCTACCCGGCTGCGGCAATCGTGCAGTGGACCCGTCCAAACTGCCGACGGGTGGAAATCAACCTCGAGGCCACACCCAGCTCGGGTGCGTTTGATCAATCGATTCGC